A window of the Clostridiales bacterium genome harbors these coding sequences:
- a CDS encoding Crp/Fnr family transcriptional regulator: MAMDKDNKQNNIICGHCGHQRQDMGSGASCIAIVPIFNHLESEQMQEIMKAIRSASYKKGELIYLAGDTDDSLYIVRKGKIRIYRLSDSGKEQLVRILNPGDFTGELALFRESYHEAYAEAMSDSEVCIIKRNDLRAFLLKYPTIALKILEEFSKRLDMSEQQTTRVATEKAETRLAQYIAELKKGDSMDVELSMSQKDLASYLGTTPETISRKLADLENNGYIKLKSSRKIKILDLDGLLSV; encoded by the coding sequence AAGCAAAACAATATAATATGCGGGCATTGCGGGCATCAAAGACAGGATATGGGCTCGGGTGCTTCCTGCATTGCCATAGTCCCTATATTCAATCATCTAGAAAGCGAACAAATGCAAGAAATCATGAAAGCTATCCGTTCGGCGTCTTATAAAAAGGGCGAGTTGATCTATCTTGCGGGAGATACGGACGACTCGCTATATATTGTCCGAAAGGGCAAAATAAGGATTTATCGGCTGTCAGACTCGGGCAAAGAGCAATTGGTAAGAATCCTAAACCCCGGCGACTTTACGGGCGAGTTGGCTTTGTTTAGAGAATCCTACCACGAAGCCTATGCCGAGGCAATGAGCGACAGCGAGGTGTGCATAATCAAAAGGAATGATTTGCGGGCGTTTTTGTTAAAATACCCCACGATAGCGTTAAAGATTTTGGAAGAATTTTCCAAAAGATTGGATATGTCCGAGCAACAAACAACGCGGGTCGCCACCGAAAAAGCGGAAACAAGGCTTGCCCAATATATCGCCGAGCTAAAAAAAGGCGATTCTATGGATGTGGAGCTTTCCATGAGCCAAAAAGACTTGGCGTCATATTTGGGAACAACTCCCGAAACCATAAGCAGAAAACTTGCCGACCTGGAAAACAACGGCTATATAAAACTAAAATCAAGCCGAAAGATAAAAATTTTGGACTTGGACGGATTATTATCGGTATAA